A section of the Phacochoerus africanus isolate WHEZ1 chromosome 4, ROS_Pafr_v1, whole genome shotgun sequence genome encodes:
- the FCHO1 gene encoding F-BAR domain only protein 1 isoform X4, protein MSYFGEHFWGEKNHGFEVLYQSVKQGPISTKELADFIRERATIEETYSKAMAKLSKLASNGTPMGTFAPLWEVFRVSSDKLALCHLELTRKLQDLIKDVLRYSDEQLKTHKKCKEEALGTLDAVQVLAGVSQLLPKSRENYLNRCMDQERLRRESTSQKEMDKAEAKTKKAAESLRRSVEKYNSARADFEQKMLDSALRFQAMEETHLRQMKALLGSYAHSVEDTHVQIGQVHEEFKQNIENVSVEMLLRKFAESKGTGREKPGPLDFEAYSAAALQEAMKRLRGAKAFRLPGLSRREREPPAAVDSLEPESGTCPEVDEEGFTVRPDGTQNSTEEPSRFSSSDSDFDDEEPRKFYVHIKPAPARAPACSPEAAAAQLRATAGSLILPPGPGGTMKRHSSRDTAGKPQRPRSAPRAGSNAEKLTSDEQVSKNLFGPPLESAFDHEDFTGSSSLGFTSSPSPFSSSSPENVEDSGLDSPSHVAPGPSPDSWVPRPGTPQSPRTCRAPPPESRGTQPLPPSDSPQPLAPSPGPWGLEAMAGGDLMPVSADFAAREGLTAPPRRPRSRKVSCPLMRSNGDLSRSLSPSPLGSSAPSTIPERPSFSSQTGHGVSRGPSPVVLGSQDALPVATAFTEYVHAYFRGHTPSCLARVTGELTMTFPAGIVRVFSGTPPPPVLSFRLVHTAPIEHFQPNADLLFSDPSQSDPETKDFWLNMAALTEALQRQAEQNPAASYYNVMLLRYQFSRPGPQSVPLQLSAHWQCGATLTQVSVEYSYRPGATAVPTPLTNVQIVLPIGEPVTNVRLQPAATWNLEEKRLLWKLPDVSEAGGSGRLSASWEPCSGPSTPSPVAAQFTSEGATLSGVDLELVGSGYRMSLIKKRFATGMYLVSC, encoded by the exons GACCTTCGCCCCACTCTGGGAGGTCTTCCGAGTCTCCTCAGACAAGCTGGCGCTCTGCCACCTGGAGCTGACACGAAAGCTACAGGACCTCATCAAGGACGTGCTTCGCTACAGCGACGAACAGCTCAAGACACACAAGAAG TGCAAAGAGGAAGCGCTGGGTACCCTGGATGCCGTGCAGGTCCTTGCAGGCGTCAGCCAGCTCCTGCCCAAGTCCCGTGAGAACTACCTGAATCGTTGCATGGACCAGGAGCGGCTGCGGAGGGAGAGCACCAGCCAGAAGGAGATGGACAAG GCAGAGGCCAAGACCAAGAAGGCGGCAGAGAGCCTGCGGCGTTCAGTGGAGAAATACAACTCAGCCCGCGCTGACTTCGAACAGAAGATGCTGGACTCGGCTCTG cGCTTCCAAGCCATGGAGGAGACCCACTTGCGGCAAATGAAGGCACTTCTGGGCTCTTATGCCCACTCAGTGGAGGACACCCATGTGCAGATTGGGCAG GTGCATGAGGAGTTTAAGCAGAACATAGAAAACGTCAGTGTGGAGATGCTGCTGAGAAAGTTTGCAGAAAGCAAGGGCACAGGCCGGGAGAAGCCTG ggcctttggaCTTTGAGGCGTACAGTGCAGCTGCCCTGCAGGAAG CAATGAAACGTTTGCGGGGAGCCAAGGCCTTTCGCCTCCCAGGACTGAGCCGGCGGGAGCGGGAGCCACCTGCAGCTGT AGATTCCCTGGAGCCCGAATCAGGG ACGTGTCCAGAGGTGGATGAAGAAGGTTTCACTGTCCGGCCTGATGGGACCCAGAACA GCACCGAGGAGCCCTCCCGCTTCTCATCCAGCGATTCCGATTTCGATGATGAGGAGCCCCGCAAATTCTACGTGCACATCAAGCCTGCCCCAGCCCGGGCCCCAGCCTGCAGTCCGGAGgcagctgcagcacagctcagggccacagcTGGCAGCCTCATCTTGCCTCCTGGCCCAGGG GGCACCATGAAACGCCATTCTTCAC GGGACACTGCTGGGAAACCACAGAGGCCTCGATCTGCTCCAAGGGCTGGCAG CAATGCCGAGAAACTGACTTCTGATGAGCAGGTTTCCAAGAACCTCTTTGGGCCGCCGCTAGAGTCTGCCTTTGACCACGAAGATTTTACAG gCTCTAGCAGCCTCGGCTTCACCTCCAGCCCCTCGCCTTTCTCCTCCTCGTCGCCCGAGAATGTGGAGGACTCTGGCCTGGACTCACCGTCCCACGTGGCGCCTGGTCCCTCCCCGGATTCCTGGGTCCCCCGCCCGGGCACCCCACAAAGCCCACGTACCTGTAGGGCGCCGCCCCCGGAGTCGAGGGGGACACAGCCCCTGCCACCATCAGACTCGCCGCAGCCCCTTGCACCATCCCCgggcccctgggggctggaggctaTGGCTGGAGGAG ACTTGATGCCTGTATCCGCCGACTTTGCAGCCAGGGAGGGCCTGACAGCCCCACCCCGGAGACCCCGCTCCAGGAAGGTGTCCTGTCCCCTCATGCGCAGCAACGGGGACCTG TCTCgttccctcagcccctccccactgGGCTCTTCGGCCCCCAGCACCATCCCAGAACGGCCCAGCTTCTCATCCCAGACAGGACACG gaGTCTCCCGGGGCCCAAGCCCTGTGGTCCTGGGCTCTCAGGATGCCCTGCCTGTGGCCACTGCCTTCACTGAGTATGTCCACGCCTACTTTCGTGGCCACACCCCCAG ctgccTTGCTCGAGTAACTGGGGAGCTGACCATGACCTTCCCTGCCGGCATCGTGCGTGTGTTCAgtggaaccccacccccaccagtccTCAGCTTCCGCCTTGTGCACACGGCCCCCATTGAGCACTTCCAACCCAATGCCGACCTGCTCTTCAG TGACCCCTCCCAGAGCGACCCTGAGACCAAAGACTTCTGGCTCAACATGGCAGCTCTGACTGAGGCCCTGCAGCGCCAGGCAGAGCAGAATCCAGCTGCCTCCTACTACAATGTAATGCTGCTGCGATACCAG TTCTCCCGCCCGGGTCCCCAGTCCGTGCCTCTGCAGCTGAGTGCCCACTGGCAGTGCGGGGCCACCCTCACTCAGGTCTCAGTGGAGTACAGCTACCGGCCCGGTGCCACGGCCGTGCCCACGCCACTCACCAACGTCCAAATCGTGCTGCCCATTGGGGAGCCTGTGACCAATGTCCGTCTGCAGCCGGCTGCCACCTG GAACCTGGAAGAGAAGAGGCTCCTATGGAAGCTTCCAGATGTGTCCGAGGCAGGGG GTTCTGGCCGCCTATCTGCCAGTTGGGAGCCATGTTCGGGGCCCAGCACGCCCAGCCCTGTAGCCGCTCAGTTCACCAGCGAGGGGGCCACTCTGTCTGGTGTGGACCTGGAGCTGGTGGGGAGTGGCTACCGCATGTCCTTGATAAAGAAGAGGTTCGCCACAG ggaTGTACCTAGTGAGCTGCTGA
- the FCHO1 gene encoding F-BAR domain only protein 1 isoform X5, which yields MSYFGEHFWGEKNHGFEVLYQSVKQGPISTKELADFIRERATIEETYSKAMAKLSKLASNGTPMGTFAPLWEVFRVSSDKLALCHLELTRKLQDLIKDVLRYSDEQLKTHKKCKEEALGTLDAVQVLAGVSQLLPKSRENYLNRCMDQERLRRESTSQKEMDKAEAKTKKAAESLRRSVEKYNSARADFEQKMLDSALRFQAMEETHLRQMKALLGSYAHSVEDTHVQIGQVHEEFKQNIENVSVEMLLRKFAESKGTGREKPGPLDFEAYSAAALQEAMKRLRGAKAFRLPGLSRREREPPAAVDSLEPESGTCPEVDEEGFTVRPDGTQNSTEEPSRFSSSDSDFDDEEPRKFYVHIKPAPARAPACSPEAAAAQLRATAGSLILPPGPGGTMKRHSSRDTAGKPQRPRSAPRAGSNAEKLTSDEQVSKNLFGPPLESAFDHEDFTDLMPVSADFAAREGLTAPPRRPRSRKVSCPLMRSNGDLSRSLSPSPLGSSAPSTIPERPSFSSQTGHGVSRGPSPVVLGSQDALPVATAFTEYVHAYFRGHTPSCLARVTGELTMTFPAGIVRVFSGTPPPPVLSFRLVHTAPIEHFQPNADLLFSDPSQSDPETKDFWLNMAALTEALQRQAEQNPAASYYNVMLLRYQFSRPGPQSVPLQLSAHWQCGATLTQVSVEYSYRPGATAVPTPLTNVQIVLPIGEPVTNVRLQPAATWNLEEKRLLWKLPDVSEAGGSGRLSASWEPCSGPSTPSPVAAQFTSEGATLSGVDLELVGSGYRMSLIKKRFATGMACPAAVHPRSQDRARFRAPFPASAAAWGWGRHLRPLQ from the exons GACCTTCGCCCCACTCTGGGAGGTCTTCCGAGTCTCCTCAGACAAGCTGGCGCTCTGCCACCTGGAGCTGACACGAAAGCTACAGGACCTCATCAAGGACGTGCTTCGCTACAGCGACGAACAGCTCAAGACACACAAGAAG TGCAAAGAGGAAGCGCTGGGTACCCTGGATGCCGTGCAGGTCCTTGCAGGCGTCAGCCAGCTCCTGCCCAAGTCCCGTGAGAACTACCTGAATCGTTGCATGGACCAGGAGCGGCTGCGGAGGGAGAGCACCAGCCAGAAGGAGATGGACAAG GCAGAGGCCAAGACCAAGAAGGCGGCAGAGAGCCTGCGGCGTTCAGTGGAGAAATACAACTCAGCCCGCGCTGACTTCGAACAGAAGATGCTGGACTCGGCTCTG cGCTTCCAAGCCATGGAGGAGACCCACTTGCGGCAAATGAAGGCACTTCTGGGCTCTTATGCCCACTCAGTGGAGGACACCCATGTGCAGATTGGGCAG GTGCATGAGGAGTTTAAGCAGAACATAGAAAACGTCAGTGTGGAGATGCTGCTGAGAAAGTTTGCAGAAAGCAAGGGCACAGGCCGGGAGAAGCCTG ggcctttggaCTTTGAGGCGTACAGTGCAGCTGCCCTGCAGGAAG CAATGAAACGTTTGCGGGGAGCCAAGGCCTTTCGCCTCCCAGGACTGAGCCGGCGGGAGCGGGAGCCACCTGCAGCTGT AGATTCCCTGGAGCCCGAATCAGGG ACGTGTCCAGAGGTGGATGAAGAAGGTTTCACTGTCCGGCCTGATGGGACCCAGAACA GCACCGAGGAGCCCTCCCGCTTCTCATCCAGCGATTCCGATTTCGATGATGAGGAGCCCCGCAAATTCTACGTGCACATCAAGCCTGCCCCAGCCCGGGCCCCAGCCTGCAGTCCGGAGgcagctgcagcacagctcagggccacagcTGGCAGCCTCATCTTGCCTCCTGGCCCAGGG GGCACCATGAAACGCCATTCTTCAC GGGACACTGCTGGGAAACCACAGAGGCCTCGATCTGCTCCAAGGGCTGGCAG CAATGCCGAGAAACTGACTTCTGATGAGCAGGTTTCCAAGAACCTCTTTGGGCCGCCGCTAGAGTCTGCCTTTGACCACGAAGATTTTACAG ACTTGATGCCTGTATCCGCCGACTTTGCAGCCAGGGAGGGCCTGACAGCCCCACCCCGGAGACCCCGCTCCAGGAAGGTGTCCTGTCCCCTCATGCGCAGCAACGGGGACCTG TCTCgttccctcagcccctccccactgGGCTCTTCGGCCCCCAGCACCATCCCAGAACGGCCCAGCTTCTCATCCCAGACAGGACACG gaGTCTCCCGGGGCCCAAGCCCTGTGGTCCTGGGCTCTCAGGATGCCCTGCCTGTGGCCACTGCCTTCACTGAGTATGTCCACGCCTACTTTCGTGGCCACACCCCCAG ctgccTTGCTCGAGTAACTGGGGAGCTGACCATGACCTTCCCTGCCGGCATCGTGCGTGTGTTCAgtggaaccccacccccaccagtccTCAGCTTCCGCCTTGTGCACACGGCCCCCATTGAGCACTTCCAACCCAATGCCGACCTGCTCTTCAG TGACCCCTCCCAGAGCGACCCTGAGACCAAAGACTTCTGGCTCAACATGGCAGCTCTGACTGAGGCCCTGCAGCGCCAGGCAGAGCAGAATCCAGCTGCCTCCTACTACAATGTAATGCTGCTGCGATACCAG TTCTCCCGCCCGGGTCCCCAGTCCGTGCCTCTGCAGCTGAGTGCCCACTGGCAGTGCGGGGCCACCCTCACTCAGGTCTCAGTGGAGTACAGCTACCGGCCCGGTGCCACGGCCGTGCCCACGCCACTCACCAACGTCCAAATCGTGCTGCCCATTGGGGAGCCTGTGACCAATGTCCGTCTGCAGCCGGCTGCCACCTG GAACCTGGAAGAGAAGAGGCTCCTATGGAAGCTTCCAGATGTGTCCGAGGCAGGGG GTTCTGGCCGCCTATCTGCCAGTTGGGAGCCATGTTCGGGGCCCAGCACGCCCAGCCCTGTAGCCGCTCAGTTCACCAGCGAGGGGGCCACTCTGTCTGGTGTGGACCTGGAGCTGGTGGGGAGTGGCTACCGCATGTCCTTGATAAAGAAGAGGTTCGCCACAGGTATGGCCTGCCCTGCTGCTGTGCACCCACGGAGCCAGGACCGTGCCAGGTTCCGAGCCCCGTTCCCTGCTTCTGCCGctgcgtgggggtgggggcggcattTGAGGCCTTTGCAGTGA
- the FCHO1 gene encoding F-BAR domain only protein 1 isoform X7 translates to MSYFGEHFWGEKNHGFEVLYQSVKQGPISTKELADFIRERATIEETYSKAMAKLSKLASNGTPMGTFAPLWEVFRVSSDKLALCHLELTRKLQDLIKDVLRYSDEQLKTHKKCKEEALGTLDAVQVLAGVSQLLPKSRENYLNRCMDQERLRRESTSQKEMDKAEAKTKKAAESLRRSVEKYNSARADFEQKMLDSALRFQAMEETHLRQMKALLGSYAHSVEDTHVQIGQVHEEFKQNIENVSVEMLLRKFAESKGTGREKPGPLDFEAYSAAALQEAMKRLRGAKAFRLPGLSRREREPPAAVDSLEPESGTCPEVDEEGFTVRPDGTQNSTEEPSRFSSSDSDFDDEEPRKFYVHIKPAPARAPACSPEAAAAQLRATAGSLILPPGPGGTMKRHSSRDTAGKPQRPRSAPRAGSNAEKLTSDEQVSKNLFGPPLESAFDHEDFTDLMPVSADFAAREGLTAPPRRPRSRKVSCPLMRSNGDLSRSLSPSPLGSSAPSTIPERPSFSSQTGHGVSRGPSPVVLGSQDALPVATAFTEYVHAYFRGHTPSCLARVTGELTMTFPAGIVRVFSGTPPPPVLSFRLVHTAPIEHFQPNADLLFSDPSQSDPETKDFWLNMAALTEALQRQAEQNPAASYYNVMLLRYQFSRPGPQSVPLQLSAHWQCGATLTQVSVEYSYRPGATAVPTPLTNVQIVLPIGEPVTNVRLQPAATWNLEEKRLLWKLPDVSEAGGSGRLSASWEPCSGPSTPSPVAAQFTSEGATLSGVDLELVGSGYRMSLIKKRFATGMYLVSC, encoded by the exons GACCTTCGCCCCACTCTGGGAGGTCTTCCGAGTCTCCTCAGACAAGCTGGCGCTCTGCCACCTGGAGCTGACACGAAAGCTACAGGACCTCATCAAGGACGTGCTTCGCTACAGCGACGAACAGCTCAAGACACACAAGAAG TGCAAAGAGGAAGCGCTGGGTACCCTGGATGCCGTGCAGGTCCTTGCAGGCGTCAGCCAGCTCCTGCCCAAGTCCCGTGAGAACTACCTGAATCGTTGCATGGACCAGGAGCGGCTGCGGAGGGAGAGCACCAGCCAGAAGGAGATGGACAAG GCAGAGGCCAAGACCAAGAAGGCGGCAGAGAGCCTGCGGCGTTCAGTGGAGAAATACAACTCAGCCCGCGCTGACTTCGAACAGAAGATGCTGGACTCGGCTCTG cGCTTCCAAGCCATGGAGGAGACCCACTTGCGGCAAATGAAGGCACTTCTGGGCTCTTATGCCCACTCAGTGGAGGACACCCATGTGCAGATTGGGCAG GTGCATGAGGAGTTTAAGCAGAACATAGAAAACGTCAGTGTGGAGATGCTGCTGAGAAAGTTTGCAGAAAGCAAGGGCACAGGCCGGGAGAAGCCTG ggcctttggaCTTTGAGGCGTACAGTGCAGCTGCCCTGCAGGAAG CAATGAAACGTTTGCGGGGAGCCAAGGCCTTTCGCCTCCCAGGACTGAGCCGGCGGGAGCGGGAGCCACCTGCAGCTGT AGATTCCCTGGAGCCCGAATCAGGG ACGTGTCCAGAGGTGGATGAAGAAGGTTTCACTGTCCGGCCTGATGGGACCCAGAACA GCACCGAGGAGCCCTCCCGCTTCTCATCCAGCGATTCCGATTTCGATGATGAGGAGCCCCGCAAATTCTACGTGCACATCAAGCCTGCCCCAGCCCGGGCCCCAGCCTGCAGTCCGGAGgcagctgcagcacagctcagggccacagcTGGCAGCCTCATCTTGCCTCCTGGCCCAGGG GGCACCATGAAACGCCATTCTTCAC GGGACACTGCTGGGAAACCACAGAGGCCTCGATCTGCTCCAAGGGCTGGCAG CAATGCCGAGAAACTGACTTCTGATGAGCAGGTTTCCAAGAACCTCTTTGGGCCGCCGCTAGAGTCTGCCTTTGACCACGAAGATTTTACAG ACTTGATGCCTGTATCCGCCGACTTTGCAGCCAGGGAGGGCCTGACAGCCCCACCCCGGAGACCCCGCTCCAGGAAGGTGTCCTGTCCCCTCATGCGCAGCAACGGGGACCTG TCTCgttccctcagcccctccccactgGGCTCTTCGGCCCCCAGCACCATCCCAGAACGGCCCAGCTTCTCATCCCAGACAGGACACG gaGTCTCCCGGGGCCCAAGCCCTGTGGTCCTGGGCTCTCAGGATGCCCTGCCTGTGGCCACTGCCTTCACTGAGTATGTCCACGCCTACTTTCGTGGCCACACCCCCAG ctgccTTGCTCGAGTAACTGGGGAGCTGACCATGACCTTCCCTGCCGGCATCGTGCGTGTGTTCAgtggaaccccacccccaccagtccTCAGCTTCCGCCTTGTGCACACGGCCCCCATTGAGCACTTCCAACCCAATGCCGACCTGCTCTTCAG TGACCCCTCCCAGAGCGACCCTGAGACCAAAGACTTCTGGCTCAACATGGCAGCTCTGACTGAGGCCCTGCAGCGCCAGGCAGAGCAGAATCCAGCTGCCTCCTACTACAATGTAATGCTGCTGCGATACCAG TTCTCCCGCCCGGGTCCCCAGTCCGTGCCTCTGCAGCTGAGTGCCCACTGGCAGTGCGGGGCCACCCTCACTCAGGTCTCAGTGGAGTACAGCTACCGGCCCGGTGCCACGGCCGTGCCCACGCCACTCACCAACGTCCAAATCGTGCTGCCCATTGGGGAGCCTGTGACCAATGTCCGTCTGCAGCCGGCTGCCACCTG GAACCTGGAAGAGAAGAGGCTCCTATGGAAGCTTCCAGATGTGTCCGAGGCAGGGG GTTCTGGCCGCCTATCTGCCAGTTGGGAGCCATGTTCGGGGCCCAGCACGCCCAGCCCTGTAGCCGCTCAGTTCACCAGCGAGGGGGCCACTCTGTCTGGTGTGGACCTGGAGCTGGTGGGGAGTGGCTACCGCATGTCCTTGATAAAGAAGAGGTTCGCCACAG ggaTGTACCTAGTGAGCTGCTGA
- the FCHO1 gene encoding F-BAR domain only protein 1 isoform X1 → MSYFGEHFWGEKNHGFEVLYQSVKQGPISTKELADFIRERATIEETYSKAMAKLSKLASNGTPMGTFAPLWEVFRVSSDKLALCHLELTRKLQDLIKDVLRYSDEQLKTHKKCKEEALGTLDAVQVLAGVSQLLPKSRENYLNRCMDQERLRRESTSQKEMDKAEAKTKKAAESLRRSVEKYNSARADFEQKMLDSALRFQAMEETHLRQMKALLGSYAHSVEDTHVQIGQVHEEFKQNIENVSVEMLLRKFAESKGTGREKPGPLDFEAYSAAALQEAMKRLRGAKAFRLPGLSRREREPPAAVDSLEPESGTCPEVDEEGFTVRPDGTQNSTEEPSRFSSSDSDFDDEEPRKFYVHIKPAPARAPACSPEAAAAQLRATAGSLILPPGPGGTMKRHSSRDTAGKPQRPRSAPRAGSNAEKLTSDEQVSKNLFGPPLESAFDHEDFTGSSSLGFTSSPSPFSSSSPENVEDSGLDSPSHVAPGPSPDSWVPRPGTPQSPRTCRAPPPESRGTQPLPPSDSPQPLAPSPGPWGLEAMAGGDLMPVSADFAAREGLTAPPRRPRSRKVSCPLMRSNGDLSRSLSPSPLGSSAPSTIPERPSFSSQTGHGVSRGPSPVVLGSQDALPVATAFTEYVHAYFRGHTPSCLARVTGELTMTFPAGIVRVFSGTPPPPVLSFRLVHTAPIEHFQPNADLLFSDPSQSDPETKDFWLNMAALTEALQRQAEQNPAASYYNVMLLRYQFSRPGPQSVPLQLSAHWQCGATLTQVSVEYSYRPGATAVPTPLTNVQIVLPIGEPVTNVRLQPAATWNLEEKRLLWKLPDVSEAGGSGRLSASWEPCSGPSTPSPVAAQFTSEGATLSGVDLELVGSGYRMSLIKKRFATGMACPAAVHPRSQDRARFRAPFPASAAAWGWGRHLRPLQ, encoded by the exons GACCTTCGCCCCACTCTGGGAGGTCTTCCGAGTCTCCTCAGACAAGCTGGCGCTCTGCCACCTGGAGCTGACACGAAAGCTACAGGACCTCATCAAGGACGTGCTTCGCTACAGCGACGAACAGCTCAAGACACACAAGAAG TGCAAAGAGGAAGCGCTGGGTACCCTGGATGCCGTGCAGGTCCTTGCAGGCGTCAGCCAGCTCCTGCCCAAGTCCCGTGAGAACTACCTGAATCGTTGCATGGACCAGGAGCGGCTGCGGAGGGAGAGCACCAGCCAGAAGGAGATGGACAAG GCAGAGGCCAAGACCAAGAAGGCGGCAGAGAGCCTGCGGCGTTCAGTGGAGAAATACAACTCAGCCCGCGCTGACTTCGAACAGAAGATGCTGGACTCGGCTCTG cGCTTCCAAGCCATGGAGGAGACCCACTTGCGGCAAATGAAGGCACTTCTGGGCTCTTATGCCCACTCAGTGGAGGACACCCATGTGCAGATTGGGCAG GTGCATGAGGAGTTTAAGCAGAACATAGAAAACGTCAGTGTGGAGATGCTGCTGAGAAAGTTTGCAGAAAGCAAGGGCACAGGCCGGGAGAAGCCTG ggcctttggaCTTTGAGGCGTACAGTGCAGCTGCCCTGCAGGAAG CAATGAAACGTTTGCGGGGAGCCAAGGCCTTTCGCCTCCCAGGACTGAGCCGGCGGGAGCGGGAGCCACCTGCAGCTGT AGATTCCCTGGAGCCCGAATCAGGG ACGTGTCCAGAGGTGGATGAAGAAGGTTTCACTGTCCGGCCTGATGGGACCCAGAACA GCACCGAGGAGCCCTCCCGCTTCTCATCCAGCGATTCCGATTTCGATGATGAGGAGCCCCGCAAATTCTACGTGCACATCAAGCCTGCCCCAGCCCGGGCCCCAGCCTGCAGTCCGGAGgcagctgcagcacagctcagggccacagcTGGCAGCCTCATCTTGCCTCCTGGCCCAGGG GGCACCATGAAACGCCATTCTTCAC GGGACACTGCTGGGAAACCACAGAGGCCTCGATCTGCTCCAAGGGCTGGCAG CAATGCCGAGAAACTGACTTCTGATGAGCAGGTTTCCAAGAACCTCTTTGGGCCGCCGCTAGAGTCTGCCTTTGACCACGAAGATTTTACAG gCTCTAGCAGCCTCGGCTTCACCTCCAGCCCCTCGCCTTTCTCCTCCTCGTCGCCCGAGAATGTGGAGGACTCTGGCCTGGACTCACCGTCCCACGTGGCGCCTGGTCCCTCCCCGGATTCCTGGGTCCCCCGCCCGGGCACCCCACAAAGCCCACGTACCTGTAGGGCGCCGCCCCCGGAGTCGAGGGGGACACAGCCCCTGCCACCATCAGACTCGCCGCAGCCCCTTGCACCATCCCCgggcccctgggggctggaggctaTGGCTGGAGGAG ACTTGATGCCTGTATCCGCCGACTTTGCAGCCAGGGAGGGCCTGACAGCCCCACCCCGGAGACCCCGCTCCAGGAAGGTGTCCTGTCCCCTCATGCGCAGCAACGGGGACCTG TCTCgttccctcagcccctccccactgGGCTCTTCGGCCCCCAGCACCATCCCAGAACGGCCCAGCTTCTCATCCCAGACAGGACACG gaGTCTCCCGGGGCCCAAGCCCTGTGGTCCTGGGCTCTCAGGATGCCCTGCCTGTGGCCACTGCCTTCACTGAGTATGTCCACGCCTACTTTCGTGGCCACACCCCCAG ctgccTTGCTCGAGTAACTGGGGAGCTGACCATGACCTTCCCTGCCGGCATCGTGCGTGTGTTCAgtggaaccccacccccaccagtccTCAGCTTCCGCCTTGTGCACACGGCCCCCATTGAGCACTTCCAACCCAATGCCGACCTGCTCTTCAG TGACCCCTCCCAGAGCGACCCTGAGACCAAAGACTTCTGGCTCAACATGGCAGCTCTGACTGAGGCCCTGCAGCGCCAGGCAGAGCAGAATCCAGCTGCCTCCTACTACAATGTAATGCTGCTGCGATACCAG TTCTCCCGCCCGGGTCCCCAGTCCGTGCCTCTGCAGCTGAGTGCCCACTGGCAGTGCGGGGCCACCCTCACTCAGGTCTCAGTGGAGTACAGCTACCGGCCCGGTGCCACGGCCGTGCCCACGCCACTCACCAACGTCCAAATCGTGCTGCCCATTGGGGAGCCTGTGACCAATGTCCGTCTGCAGCCGGCTGCCACCTG GAACCTGGAAGAGAAGAGGCTCCTATGGAAGCTTCCAGATGTGTCCGAGGCAGGGG GTTCTGGCCGCCTATCTGCCAGTTGGGAGCCATGTTCGGGGCCCAGCACGCCCAGCCCTGTAGCCGCTCAGTTCACCAGCGAGGGGGCCACTCTGTCTGGTGTGGACCTGGAGCTGGTGGGGAGTGGCTACCGCATGTCCTTGATAAAGAAGAGGTTCGCCACAGGTATGGCCTGCCCTGCTGCTGTGCACCCACGGAGCCAGGACCGTGCCAGGTTCCGAGCCCCGTTCCCTGCTTCTGCCGctgcgtgggggtgggggcggcattTGAGGCCTTTGCAGTGA